From Epinephelus lanceolatus isolate andai-2023 chromosome 12, ASM4190304v1, whole genome shotgun sequence, the proteins below share one genomic window:
- the LOC117272554 gene encoding prohibitin-2: MLPRAHGSASSRVTLAFFFTWFSKRTSMANKEPGGFLQQLRQIAGRMSSGPRGAGLGVKLLIGAGALAYGVKEATYTVEGGQRAIIFNRIGGMQMDTVLSEGLHFRIPWFQYPIIYDIRARPRKISSLTGSKDLQMVSISLRVLSRPLASNLPILYQQLGQDYDERVLPSIVNEVLKSVVAKFNASQLITQRAQVSLLIRRELFERAKDFNIILDDVAITELSFSREYTAAVEAKQVAQQEAQRAQFYVEKAKQDQRQKIIQAEGEAQAAKMLGEAVTKNPGYLKLRKIRAAQNIAKTVSQSQNKVYLNADSLVLNLQDKDNFNLLLGK, translated from the exons atgttACCCCGCGCACACGGAAGTGCGTCATCACGCGTGACCTTGGCGTTCTTCTTCACTTGGTTTTCTAAGAGGACGAGCATGGCGAATAAGGAGCCCGGT GGTTTTCTGCAGCAGCTGCGGCAGATCGCAGGCAGGATGTCATCAGGACCTCGGGGTGCAGGACTCGGTGTCAAGCTGCTGATCGGTGCTGGAGCTCTGGCTTATGGTGTGAAGGAAGCAACCTACACAG TTGAAGGAGGACAGAGAGCGATCATCTTTAACAGGATCGGAGGGATGCAGATGGACACAGTTCTCTCTGAGGGACTCCACTTCAG GATACCCTGGTTCCAGTATCCCATCATCTACGACATCAGAGCCAGACCCAGAAAGATCTCCTCACTCACTGGAAGCAAAG ACCTTCAGATGGTGAGCATCTCACTGCGAGTTCTGTCCCGGCCGCTGGCGTCCAACCTGCCCATCCTCTACCAGCAGCTGGGCCAAGACTACGACGAGCGCGTCCTGCCGTCCATCGTCAACGAGGTGCTGAAGAGCGTGGTGGCAAAGTTCAACGCTTCCCAGCTCATCACTCAGAGAGCACAG GTCTCTCTGCTGATCCGCAGAGAGCTGTTTGAGCGGGCCAAAGACTTCAACATCATCCTGGACGACGTGGCCATCACCGAGCTCAGCTTCAGTCGAGAGTACACCGCCGCAGTTGAGGCCAAACAAGTCG CCCAGCAGGAGGCACAGCGAGCTCAGTTTTATGTAGAGAAGGCCAAACAGGACCAGAGACAGAAAATCATCCAGGCTGAAGGAGAAGCTCAGGCTGCAAAGATG ctgggCGAGGCCGTGACGAAGAACCCAGGCTACCTGAAACTCAGGAAGATCAGGGCGGCGCAGAACATTGCCAAGACG GTGTCGCAGTCCCAGAACAAAGTCTACCTGAATGCCGACAGCCTGGTGCTCAACCTGcaggacaaagacaacttcAA TTTGTTGCTGGGGAAGTAA